ATGAGAATTGCAAAAGCAACTGCATCCTTAAAAATTGATCCCCCATAAGCACTTACTATGGTTTCAGTCATACCAAGGAAGAAGCCTCCAAACACAGCTCCTGGGATTATTCCTATTCCACCTAATACAGCTGCAATAAAAGCCTTTAGTCCAGGGGTTGCTCCCATTAATGGATTTATTGTATTGTAGTAAACTCCTACAAGCACACCCGCTGCCCCCGCTAGCGCCGAACCAATAGCAAAAGTATATGATATTATTTTATTAGCATCTATTCCCATAAGCTCCGCAGCTTCTTTATCAAGAGAGACTGCTCTCATAGCTTTACCTATTTTAGTATTGCGTACAATGTATTGAAGTGCAGTCATTAATATAATAGTAATAAGAATTATATATATGTTTTTTAAATCAACTACTATATTTCCATTAAAGAGGTTGATACTTTTGCTTTTTAAAACCTCTGGAAATGTTCTTGTTTGTGGACCAACAAAATACATCATAGTATACTGTAAAAATAAAGATACACTTATAGCTGTGATAAGAGCTGATATTCTGGTAGATTTCCTAATTGGCTTATATGCAACTTTTTCGATAACCACTCCAAGTATACTGCATACTAGCATTGAAATTAATAGAGAAGGTAAAAAGCCTAAATCAAGAAAAGTTGTTAAAGCGAAGCCTACATACGCTCCAACCATGTAGATTTCACCATGTGCAAAATTAATAAGATTTATTATTCCATATACCATAGTGTAGCCAAGGGCTATTAATGCATATATACTTCCAAGTGATATTCCATTTGTTAATTGCTGGAATAGTTGTTCCATATTATCACACCTCCATTTCTAATAATCAACAATTTA
The nucleotide sequence above comes from Proteiniborus sp. DW1. Encoded proteins:
- a CDS encoding branched-chain amino acid ABC transporter permease, translating into MEQLFQQLTNGISLGSIYALIALGYTMVYGIINLINFAHGEIYMVGAYVGFALTTFLDLGFLPSLLISMLVCSILGVVIEKVAYKPIRKSTRISALITAISVSLFLQYTMMYFVGPQTRTFPEVLKSKSINLFNGNIVVDLKNIYIILITIILMTALQYIVRNTKIGKAMRAVSLDKEAAELMGIDANKIISYTFAIGSALAGAAGVLVGVYYNTINPLMGATPGLKAFIAAVLGGIGIIPGAVFGGFFLGMTETIVSAYGGSIFKDAVAFAILILVLLVRPNGLLGKAIKEKV